A genomic stretch from Corynebacterium faecale includes:
- a CDS encoding sugar nucleotide-binding protein gives MTSFNKDLTFRETDIDGLFIFDFPVHGDNRGWFKENWQRNKMTSMGLPDFGPVQNNMSFNATAGTTRGLHAEPWDKFVSVGTGAVFGAWCDLREGSPTFGEVVTTTITPDVGVYVPRGVANGFQALENNTLYTYLVNDHWSPNATYSNVNLDMIDWPLPITEISDKDKNHPALIDATPLPSRKVLVTGAAGQLGTALRTAFPTAEFVTREELDITADLTTARPWKQYSAIINAAAYTAVDTAESDRATAWAVNATAVGNLATVARENNLTLVHVSSDYVFDGTAQSYDEQVAFSPLGVYGQSKAAGDIAAATAQRHYVVRTSWVIGDGNNFVKTMASLDQRGIAPSVVDDQIGRLSFTQDIAAGIKHLLESGAEYGTYNLSNSGDPASWADIAREVFRDASQVTGVSTAEYFADKPEAAPRPLNSVLDLSKLAATGFEAPDWRSRLSDYLEEL, from the coding sequence ATGACCTCATTCAACAAAGACCTCACCTTCCGCGAAACCGACATTGACGGTCTGTTCATCTTTGATTTCCCGGTACACGGCGATAACCGCGGCTGGTTCAAGGAAAACTGGCAGCGCAATAAGATGACCAGCATGGGCCTGCCGGATTTCGGGCCTGTGCAAAACAACATGAGCTTCAACGCCACCGCTGGCACCACCCGCGGTCTGCACGCCGAGCCCTGGGATAAGTTCGTCTCCGTGGGCACCGGCGCCGTGTTCGGCGCGTGGTGCGATCTCCGCGAAGGCTCCCCCACCTTCGGTGAGGTGGTCACCACCACGATCACCCCTGATGTCGGCGTGTACGTACCGCGCGGTGTGGCCAATGGTTTCCAGGCACTGGAAAACAACACGCTCTATACCTACCTGGTCAATGATCACTGGTCCCCCAACGCCACCTACTCCAACGTCAACCTCGACATGATCGACTGGCCCCTGCCGATCACCGAAATCTCCGACAAGGACAAGAACCACCCCGCGCTTATCGACGCCACCCCGCTCCCCTCCCGCAAGGTGCTGGTCACCGGTGCCGCCGGTCAATTGGGCACCGCGCTGCGCACGGCGTTCCCCACGGCTGAGTTTGTCACCCGCGAAGAGCTGGATATCACCGCTGATCTGACCACCGCACGTCCGTGGAAGCAATATTCCGCGATCATCAACGCCGCCGCCTACACGGCCGTGGACACGGCCGAATCTGATCGCGCCACCGCCTGGGCTGTTAACGCCACCGCGGTGGGAAACCTCGCCACGGTGGCCCGGGAGAATAACCTCACCTTGGTGCACGTGTCCTCTGATTATGTCTTCGACGGAACAGCTCAGTCCTATGACGAGCAGGTCGCCTTCTCGCCCCTTGGTGTGTATGGCCAGTCCAAGGCCGCTGGTGATATCGCCGCTGCCACCGCGCAGAGGCATTATGTGGTGCGCACGAGTTGGGTGATCGGTGATGGCAATAACTTCGTCAAAACCATGGCCTCGCTTGATCAGCGCGGTATCGCCCCATCGGTGGTGGATGATCAAATAGGCCGCCTGAGCTTCACCCAGGATATCGCCGCAGGCATCAAGCACCTGCTGGAGTCCGGTGCTGAGTATGGCACCTATAACCTCAGCAACTCGGGCGATCCTGCGTCCTGGGCAGATATTGCCCGGGAGGTATTCCGTGATGCATCACAAGTGACCGGTGTGTCCACGGCGGAGTACTTCGCTGATAAGCCTGAGGCCGCACCGCGTCCGCTGAACTCGGTGCTGGATCTATCCAAGTTGGCCGCCACGGGGTTTGAGGCGCCGGATTGGCGCTCACGTCTAAGCGATTACCTTGAGGAGCTGTAA